In Bradyrhizobium sp. WBOS07, the genomic window CCGCGCCGTCTGTCCAGTCTTTCGTTTCGATTCAGCCATCCTGCCTTCGACCTCAGCACGCCGGCGAAGCACGCTGCCGAGATTAGCAAGGAAGGATGGGCGGAACCAACCGACCGGCGCCGCGGATGCACAAATATCCGGGGCTGTTGCGGCCTCCTATTCGAGGTCGGACAACAGGCTCTTCACCAGGATGTCCTGAAATGCGAGCGGGATGCGCACGCTCTTCCGCCGGATCGAGCGCTGCAGCGCGCCGACGATCTCGGCGCTGGTCAGGCTGCGGGCCGACGCATTGGCGATCAGCTCGCCCCACATCTGCGCCAGCGAGCCGCCAGCCGGGATGACCGGGCTGATGGTCACGCCACACCCCTGCGCCCAGTCGACGATCTCCCGCATGGTGTGAGGACCGCAATTGCGAGCGGTCGCGAGCCGCTCGGCCGTCAGAGCGCGCAGCAATTTGCGAGAGGGCGACCAAGCCCCCTTCGGCGGCTGCTCGCCGGTGAGTTCGACCGCGAGCTCCTTCAGCACGTTCTGGGCACGCACGCTGAGCTTCTGCATCGGGCCCGGCTCGCGCTTCGAATGCACGACGCCAGCGACGAGCCCGTGCCGGCCGACGGGACGATTCCGAGGCTCCGCACTGTGGGAGGCATCGTCAAGTTGCGGTCCCACGTGATGATTGCTTTCCTCGGTTGCCTGTCGCTTCGCCGCTAGCGGCCATGCTTGTTGCTTCCGGGAACCCGCCACTGGTGTTTGCCGCGCCATTTTCCTCCGCCGAAACCGTCAGCCTCGTACTCACAAAGACTAATATATATCGTTCTCCGATATGTTTTCACGCGATAATTTCGATCGTTCGACCAAAGGCGAAATTGACAGAATGTCTCTACGAGCCCTGTCTACGCACAAGAGCTTACACGCGGACGTGACGTACCCGGCGCGGGCGGGCCTTCGCGGCCAGCTGCCGTCGGTTGCGTCGTGTTTAGCATGCCAACAAGAACGATATCGGAGGAAACCATCATGACTGACGATCTCATCCGCCGCGGCCTCTCGCGCCGCGGCCTGCTCCAGACCACGGCAGGCCTCATCGGCGGCTCCGTGCTGCCGGCGTTGCCGGCCTTTGCCGAGGACAAGCCGGCGATCGGCTCCTATCCCGTGGGCGTCTCGGGTTCCACCGCTTTCATCGGCATCTCGGTGCCGCGCACCGGCACCTATGCCGTGCAGGGGGAAGACGAGCTCAAGGGCTATCAACTCGCGATCGAGCACATCAACGAAGGTCACGAGCTGATCAAGAAGATCTCGCCGAAGACGACGAAGGGCGTGCTCGGCAAGGAGCTCAAGTTCGGCGTTGCGGATTCCGCAGCCAAGCCGAACGAGGCGGTGCAGGCTCAGCAGCGCTTCATCAGCGAGAACAAGGCAATCATGATCACCGGCGGCACCTCGAGCGCGGTCGCGGTCGCGCTCAACAAGCTGGCTCAGCGCGAGAAGGTGATTTTCGTGTGCGGCATCTCCGGCTCGAACGACACCACGGGCAAGGACTGCGTCCGCTACGGCTTCCGCCAGAACTTCTTCGGCCAAACCGCCGCGGCCGCGATCGGCCCCGTCATGGTTAAGGAATTCGGCAAGGGCAAGAAAGCTGCGTATCTCACGCCTGACTACACCTACGGCCACACCGTCACCAAGTCGATGCAGGACTTCCTCGCGACCGCCGGCTGGACCACCGTGACCAACCAAGTCGCGCCCCTCGGCGCGCCCGACTATTCCTCTTATCTTCTGAACGTCGCGAATTCCGGCGCCGACGTGCTGATCAACGTCAACTGGGGCCACGACGCGGTGCTGTCGACCAAGCAGGCGAAGCAGTTCGGCGTGCTCGACAAGATGAAGCTGGTGGTCCCGTATCAGGTGCCGTTCATCGCGCGCGAGACCGGCGGCCTGATGCAGGGCGTCTATGCCGCCACGGACTATTGGTGGACGCTCGAGAACAAGTTCCCGCTGGCCAAGATGTTCAACGAGGCGTTCGAGAAGAAGTACGGCTACAAGCCGGAATGGGGCGCGGAGAACGCCTATGTCAGCTTCGCGCACTGGGCTCGCATGTGCGAGCAGGCCGGCAGCTTCAACCCGCCCGACGTGATCAAGGCCTATGAGAAGGGCGAGACGATCCCCTCGCTCGTCGGCGACGTGCACTACCGCCCCGAAGACCACCAGTGCGTCCGCCCCGTGATCATCGTCAAGGGCAAGCAGCAAAAGGACATGAAGGGCAAGGAAGACTGGTACGACGTCGTCGAGATCGTGCCGGGTGAAGGCTTGATGCAGAAGCCGGACGCGTTCGGCTGCCATCTCGGCGACTATAGCTGAGCCCCGCCAGTGCCCCTGACGCCGTAGGCCGCTTCCGGCTCCTACGGCGTCGCCTTGTTTCTGGTACGCCGCGTAAGCGTGCCGCAACCGTGATCATTGCATGATTAGTTGGCCCAACCTCGTTTCGCAGCTCTTCAACGGGCTCGCGCTCGGAGCGCTGCTCGCGCTGATCAGCTCCGGCCTGACCATCATCTACGGCACCCTCGGCGTGCTCAACCTCGCGCATGGCGCTATGTTCATGATCGGCGGCTATGCCGGCTTGGTCGCCTACCAGTACACGGAATCGTTCATTATCGCCGTGATCGCCGGCTCGCTGTTCGTGATGCTGCTCGGCGTCGCAATGGAGCGCCTCATCATCCGCCATTTCTATCACCGGCCA contains:
- a CDS encoding substrate-binding protein; translation: MTDDLIRRGLSRRGLLQTTAGLIGGSVLPALPAFAEDKPAIGSYPVGVSGSTAFIGISVPRTGTYAVQGEDELKGYQLAIEHINEGHELIKKISPKTTKGVLGKELKFGVADSAAKPNEAVQAQQRFISENKAIMITGGTSSAVAVALNKLAQREKVIFVCGISGSNDTTGKDCVRYGFRQNFFGQTAAAAIGPVMVKEFGKGKKAAYLTPDYTYGHTVTKSMQDFLATAGWTTVTNQVAPLGAPDYSSYLLNVANSGADVLINVNWGHDAVLSTKQAKQFGVLDKMKLVVPYQVPFIARETGGLMQGVYAATDYWWTLENKFPLAKMFNEAFEKKYGYKPEWGAENAYVSFAHWARMCEQAGSFNPPDVIKAYEKGETIPSLVGDVHYRPEDHQCVRPVIIVKGKQQKDMKGKEDWYDVVEIVPGEGLMQKPDAFGCHLGDYS